The Emcibacteraceae bacterium genome contains a region encoding:
- a CDS encoding MFS transporter produces MQENQFHLFNTKRFAPLFITQFLGAFNDNVFKTALVMLVTYDVGLRSGFDEKMLVNVAAGIFILPFFLFSSLAGQYADKLEKSSMIEKIKLVEIILMILASVAFFMGSLYMLLLLLFLMGTQSTFFGPIKYGILPDHLEQDELIGGNGLIEMGTFIAILLGTILGGLLILADHGIEIVSALIVLVSVSGYLSSRKIPRAIGVAPDLEINANIFSETVNIIKKTKAKRRVFLTVIGISWFWFYGATFLAQFPTFGKDILKSNEQVVTLLLCTFSVGIGVGSLLCNKLVKGVITARFVPLAALMMTVFTIDLYFASSSVSAPLLEFFGDLYGVKDFISEPRNIRVIIDLLGIAVSGGVYIVPLYAIMQAESDPKERSRMVAANNILNSLFMVLSAGGSIFLLKLGLTLPEIFLTIGGLNILFAIYICQLLHIDEMPAMLQKIMKVLGG; encoded by the coding sequence ATGCAGGAAAATCAATTTCATCTTTTTAACACGAAAAGGTTTGCTCCTCTTTTTATCACACAGTTTCTGGGGGCCTTTAATGATAATGTGTTTAAAACAGCACTAGTGATGCTGGTCACATATGATGTTGGGCTGAGATCCGGTTTTGATGAAAAAATGTTGGTTAACGTTGCGGCAGGCATATTTATTCTGCCTTTTTTTCTGTTTTCATCTTTGGCCGGACAATATGCGGACAAGCTTGAAAAATCGTCAATGATTGAAAAAATAAAGCTGGTCGAAATCATTCTGATGATACTGGCTTCTGTCGCTTTCTTTATGGGTAGCCTTTATATGTTGCTGCTACTGCTTTTTTTGATGGGGACGCAGTCAACTTTCTTCGGGCCGATTAAATATGGGATCCTTCCTGACCATCTTGAACAGGATGAACTTATAGGCGGCAATGGTCTGATAGAAATGGGAACCTTTATCGCTATTCTACTTGGGACCATTTTGGGGGGGCTACTGATTTTGGCTGACCATGGGATTGAAATCGTTTCGGCGCTGATTGTGCTGGTGTCTGTTTCCGGCTATCTGTCCAGCAGAAAAATACCGAGAGCCATTGGCGTTGCACCTGATCTTGAAATTAATGCCAATATATTTTCAGAAACGGTCAATATTATAAAAAAGACAAAGGCAAAGCGGCGTGTCTTTTTGACTGTAATCGGTATTTCCTGGTTCTGGTTTTATGGCGCAACTTTTCTGGCACAGTTCCCGACTTTTGGTAAAGATATTTTAAAATCCAATGAACAGGTGGTGACGTTGCTGCTATGCACTTTCTCGGTGGGGATCGGGGTCGGTTCACTTCTTTGCAATAAATTGGTTAAAGGGGTCATCACAGCCCGATTTGTGCCCTTGGCTGCATTAATGATGACTGTTTTTACAATTGATCTTTATTTTGCCAGTTCATCAGTATCGGCGCCTCTCCTAGAGTTTTTTGGTGATCTATACGGCGTTAAAGACTTTATTTCAGAACCCAGAAATATAAGGGTAATAATAGACCTGCTCGGAATAGCCGTTTCAGGAGGTGTTTATATTGTGCCATTATATGCCATCATGCAGGCGGAAAGTGATCCAAAGGAAAGATCACGAATGGTGGCTGCCAATAATATCCTGAATTCGCTTTTTATGGTGTTATCGGCGGGGGGGAGTATTTTTCTTTTGAAACTTGGACTTACCCTGCCGGAAATTTTCCTGACCATAGGTGGGCTAAATATATTATTTGCAATATACATATGCCAACTTTTGCATATAGATGAGATGCCAGCAATGCTCCAAAAAATAATGAAGGTTCTTGGTGGGTAA
- a CDS encoding efflux RND transporter permease subunit: protein MTSLVRWFVKNPVASNLIMLVVLGLGVIGYINIGKTAMPTAATDIINVSVPYLGAGPKEVEDRIVIRLEEAVFDIRGIKRLTGRAQEGVGSVTIEIEAGEDVESILNQVKARVDAINTFPSLSERPIISRSYVQMDIMNLAIYGDASEYELKEIGRKVRDRLAEIPGAAKTALSGDRQYEVSIEVSELQLQKFNLTFDQVANAISKSSTNLPAGKVDSIAGQIQIVTRGQAYVKQDFENIIVLQNADGTRVLLKDVANVVDGFTDDHVLLRMNGKPGLFLFIRSESTPDVVKLSSELNRVLDEEIRPSLPDGIKITNWFDTSEIFESRLDMLIWNAVGGMVLVFFGLLIFLSPALAGWVSAGIAVTFLGCFAILPATGVALSMISLFAFLLILGIVVDDAIIIGESIHLENQKGNHGDQGSIDGALKVARPVIFSAATTMIFFSPMLFIDGVIGKFIFGIPVVVILCLSFSILEALFILPAHLRHLNEKKPNDFARIFLLLIPEYVIEKVVNFTKILQTKSQTFLNHTIHKLYRPLLDKALHHKGLSLLMIISLSMIVTSIHAAGWIKMVFNPEVSMNFIQARIQFPAGAPYNIVDNASTILEDKARQIEAEIRAEFPDDDLFKDLLVMSNGNGSFASAFIVFQNIEEVNFDVAKYAARWRDILPVIPDAREISFDFSTTGGSGESINIMLKSPDSDAIDQMAEDVKKAYERYNGLYSISDSADTARMEAVLSILPSAENMGLTLTDMARQVRQAFYGQEVQRVARGKDTVKVMVRLPKEDRRSFDTLDELRIRTGTGDEVPFESVGDVKYQRAYTTIQRTDRQRTTTVKANVNKDIANMAEIIKDIQDNYIDQWKSKYPDVEVSFEGQQKDQQEFITSLANGFALALVGIYILLAVAFNSYSQPFIILTALPFAYMGAVLGHFFMGMDFSLYSILGIVAAAGVVVNDNLVLLDYINDLRSKGESALRAVEIAAEERFRPIFLTSFTTFIGLAPMMTETSLQAQFLIPTVVSLAFGVLFSTIATLFLVPIVYIYFNDFRKNILSIFKNAGTEHIATKQ, encoded by the coding sequence ATGACTAGTCTGGTCAGATGGTTTGTAAAAAATCCGGTGGCATCAAATCTGATCATGCTGGTGGTTCTTGGTCTCGGTGTCATTGGGTATATCAATATCGGCAAAACGGCGATGCCGACTGCGGCAACTGATATTATCAATGTCAGCGTCCCTTATCTGGGGGCCGGTCCGAAGGAAGTGGAAGACCGTATTGTTATCCGGCTTGAAGAAGCAGTTTTTGACATTCGCGGCATTAAGCGGTTAACCGGCCGTGCCCAGGAAGGTGTCGGCTCAGTCACAATTGAAATTGAGGCAGGCGAAGATGTTGAAAGTATTCTAAATCAGGTAAAAGCAAGGGTTGATGCCATTAATACATTTCCGAGCCTCTCCGAACGGCCAATTATTTCGCGGTCCTATGTTCAGATGGATATTATGAATTTGGCCATTTACGGGGATGCCTCTGAATATGAATTAAAAGAAATTGGTCGTAAGGTCCGTGACCGGTTGGCTGAAATTCCAGGTGCGGCAAAAACCGCCCTGAGCGGGGACCGTCAGTATGAAGTTTCCATCGAAGTTTCAGAACTGCAACTGCAGAAATTCAATCTGACATTTGATCAGGTGGCAAATGCGATTTCAAAATCCTCGACCAACCTTCCCGCCGGAAAAGTCGATAGTATTGCCGGTCAAATTCAGATTGTGACCCGCGGGCAGGCGTATGTGAAGCAGGATTTTGAAAATATTATCGTCCTTCAGAATGCCGATGGAACGCGCGTATTGCTTAAGGATGTGGCCAATGTGGTTGATGGATTTACGGATGACCATGTTTTGCTGCGCATGAATGGAAAACCGGGACTATTCCTATTCATCCGTTCTGAATCAACGCCTGATGTTGTCAAATTAAGTTCTGAATTAAACCGGGTGCTTGATGAAGAAATAAGACCTTCACTTCCGGACGGAATAAAAATTACAAACTGGTTTGATACATCTGAAATTTTTGAGAGCAGACTTGATATGCTGATCTGGAATGCGGTTGGGGGCATGGTTCTGGTGTTTTTCGGTTTGCTGATCTTTCTGTCGCCAGCCCTTGCCGGTTGGGTGTCGGCCGGTATTGCTGTCACATTCCTTGGCTGCTTTGCCATTTTGCCGGCCACCGGCGTTGCGTTAAGCATGATCAGCCTTTTTGCCTTTTTGCTGATTTTGGGAATCGTTGTAGATGATGCCATTATCATTGGCGAAAGTATCCATCTTGAGAACCAGAAAGGAAATCATGGCGATCAGGGCTCGATTGACGGCGCGCTGAAAGTTGCCAGACCGGTCATTTTCTCTGCAGCAACGACGATGATCTTTTTCTCGCCCATGCTTTTTATTGACGGCGTAATTGGTAAATTCATTTTTGGAATTCCAGTTGTGGTAATATTGTGCCTGTCTTTTTCAATCCTTGAAGCGCTTTTTATCCTGCCCGCACATCTTAGACATTTGAATGAAAAAAAACCTAATGACTTTGCACGAATTTTTCTGCTGTTAATTCCTGAATATGTAATAGAGAAAGTGGTAAATTTTACCAAGATACTACAAACAAAATCCCAGACGTTTCTGAACCATACAATTCACAAACTCTATCGCCCGCTACTTGATAAGGCCCTTCACCATAAGGGATTATCTCTGTTGATGATTATTTCTTTAAGTATGATTGTTACATCCATTCATGCGGCGGGTTGGATCAAGATGGTTTTTAATCCTGAAGTTTCCATGAATTTTATTCAGGCACGTATTCAGTTTCCTGCCGGGGCTCCATACAATATTGTCGACAATGCATCTACGATACTTGAGGATAAGGCTAGGCAAATTGAAGCTGAGATTAGGGCGGAATTTCCCGATGATGATCTTTTTAAAGACCTGCTTGTCATGTCAAACGGCAATGGGTCATTTGCCTCCGCATTCATAGTTTTTCAGAATATAGAAGAAGTGAATTTTGACGTTGCCAAATATGCGGCGCGGTGGCGTGATATATTACCTGTAATCCCGGATGCCAGGGAAATATCTTTCGATTTTTCAACCACGGGCGGGTCCGGTGAATCGATTAATATCATGCTAAAATCACCGGATAGTGACGCTATTGACCAGATGGCCGAGGATGTCAAAAAGGCTTATGAAAGATATAATGGCTTATACAGTATTTCCGATTCAGCAGATACTGCAAGAATGGAAGCAGTGCTTTCCATTTTGCCAAGCGCTGAAAATATGGGTCTGACCCTGACCGATATGGCCCGGCAGGTCCGGCAGGCATTTTATGGTCAGGAAGTGCAGCGTGTCGCCCGGGGCAAGGACACGGTTAAGGTTATGGTTCGTCTTCCCAAAGAGGACAGAAGGTCATTTGATACGCTGGATGAATTGCGGATCAGAACGGGGACAGGGGATGAGGTACCGTTCGAATCTGTTGGAGATGTCAAATATCAGCGGGCCTATACAACAATTCAGCGGACAGACCGCCAGCGGACAACAACAGTCAAGGCAAATGTCAATAAGGATATCGCCAACATGGCCGAAATCATAAAGGATATTCAGGACAATTATATTGATCAGTGGAAATCAAAATATCCGGACGTTGAAGTCAGTTTTGAAGGCCAGCAAAAGGACCAGCAGGAGTTTATTACATCACTGGCCAATGGATTTGCGCTTGCCCTTGTTGGTATTTATATTTTACTGGCCGTTGCGTTTAATTCTTACAGTCAGCCATTTATAATTCTGACGGCTCTTCCCTTTGCCTATATGGGGGCTGTTTTGGGTCATTTCTTTATGGGGATGGATTTCAGCCTTTATTCAATTCTTGGAATTGTGGCCGCAGCGGGGGTTGTGGTGAATGATAACCTTGTGCTGCTTGATTATATAAATGATTTAAGAAGTAAGGGTGAAAGTGCCCTAAGGGCAGTTGAAATTGCGGCAGAAGAGCGTTTCAGACCAATTTTCCTGACATCTTTCACAACCTTTATCGGCCTGGCACCAATGATGACAGAAACAAGTCTGCAGGCTCAGTTCCTGATCCCAACTGTGGTTTCTCTGGCTTTCGGGGTGTTATTTTCGACCATTGCGACATTGTTCCTGGTTCCTATAGTATATATATATTTCAACGATTTCAGGAAAAATATACTCAGCATTTTTAAAAATGCCGGGACGGAGCACATTGCTACAAAGCAATAA
- a CDS encoding efflux RND transporter periplasmic adaptor subunit has translation MSFFNSLTNSLKRMMPGLIILGIGIGVAGTIIHFGPEPEGQKTEILPRTIRSTIAQKSDMKLFVKSQGTVAAKQVIDIIPQVSGEVTYVSPKFVSGGRFKKDEVIIKIDSRDYELAVVTAEASIAERKQRVMQENAEAELAAAEWAELGQGEASDLTLRKPQREGAIAALKSAEASLKKALLDLERTVIKAPFDGILTEKNVDYGQFLNRGNKVGKYYSTETLEVRLPLTNRDISQFDLAGLQSGKRQYEVRLTGQFANKENSWNARVVRTEGIIDVKSRILYVVAELKGDELNSPRDGTPITIGQFVSAEIEGRSFENVYKLPRESLRQGNQVLIVDKDHKLRTRMVDVIETNSDYIVVASGIEDGDIVNLSQLGVGVDGLLVETEPQISMVDLASSSVTEDKNNMPAEKHND, from the coding sequence ATGAGTTTTTTTAATTCTTTAACCAACAGCTTAAAAAGAATGATGCCCGGCCTGATTATATTAGGGATAGGGATTGGCGTTGCCGGAACAATTATACATTTTGGCCCAGAACCGGAAGGGCAAAAAACAGAAATTCTTCCCCGTACCATAAGATCAACAATTGCTCAAAAGTCCGACATGAAACTTTTCGTCAAAAGCCAGGGCACAGTCGCTGCAAAGCAGGTGATTGATATAATCCCCCAGGTTTCCGGTGAAGTTACCTATGTCTCCCCCAAATTTGTTTCCGGCGGCCGATTCAAAAAAGATGAGGTGATCATAAAAATTGATTCCAGGGACTATGAACTGGCCGTCGTAACAGCAGAAGCCAGTATTGCCGAACGTAAGCAACGCGTCATGCAGGAAAATGCAGAGGCGGAACTGGCAGCAGCAGAATGGGCCGAGCTTGGCCAGGGCGAAGCATCTGACCTGACCCTTCGGAAACCGCAACGTGAAGGGGCAATAGCAGCCCTTAAATCAGCGGAAGCAAGCCTGAAAAAAGCACTACTGGATCTTGAACGCACGGTAATTAAGGCGCCATTTGATGGCATCTTAACAGAAAAAAATGTGGATTACGGTCAGTTCCTGAACAGAGGCAATAAAGTTGGTAAATATTATTCCACAGAAACACTTGAAGTGAGATTGCCCCTTACTAACAGGGATATTTCCCAATTTGACCTTGCGGGTCTCCAGTCCGGCAAACGTCAGTATGAAGTGCGCTTAACCGGGCAGTTTGCCAATAAGGAAAATTCGTGGAACGCCCGTGTCGTCAGAACGGAAGGGATCATTGATGTAAAAAGCCGTATTCTTTATGTGGTTGCTGAACTGAAAGGGGATGAGCTTAATTCCCCCCGGGATGGTACGCCGATAACCATAGGCCAGTTTGTCAGTGCAGAAATTGAAGGCCGTTCTTTTGAAAATGTATATAAGTTGCCAAGAGAAAGTTTAAGACAGGGCAATCAGGTTCTCATTGTGGACAAGGATCATAAACTTCGCACCAGGATGGTCGATGTGATTGAAACCAACAGCGATTATATTGTTGTTGCGTCGGGAATTGAAGATGGCGATATCGTCAATTTATCACAACTGGGGGTCGGGGTTGATGGGTTGCTGGTTGAAACGGAACCCCAAATCTCTATGGTCGATCTGGCATCTTCCTCGGTGACGGAAGACAAAAATAATATGCCAGCGGAGAAACACAATGACTAG
- a CDS encoding efflux transporter outer membrane subunit: MNTSKIWAMTALAFALSACSSLPVSENELSGIVDINDDWQAFASQTAPVENGWLDNFAIAPLSQFVRAVLQNNPNYNEVALRMRSAGYTADAATGRLLPRVGASFSASRTGVEMPIENTSNSFSLGLDASWEVDLWGKLSASAANARSNYEVAKYDFYGARLSLAAQVAQAWFDVIEANQQLELSSRTVKNYERATGIIRDRFEKGLSSGLDLRLSITSLEAAKATEKQRETDHRLAMRRLELFAGRYPSANIDVSGKIPDELAEIPVGVPLDLLERRPDLQSAKARLFSAGYRAQAAEKALLPSISITARGSNTSEEFGDLLKFDNIFWNLVGGITQPIFQGGQLRYAAKAEQLNFEAQKQNYAQTLLRAFKEVEDALDYDRSLAARVQHIEIAAQNAIAAEEVALEQYSQGLISISTLLQSQRSSLTQQSQLLSIKKQRINNRISLFLSLGGDFTTRTLPDAQENETVRMDLNNKGNEENGGISS; the protein is encoded by the coding sequence ATGAATACGTCAAAAATTTGGGCCATGACGGCGCTGGCATTTGCATTGTCAGCTTGTTCATCACTTCCTGTTTCAGAAAATGAACTTAGCGGAATTGTTGACATCAACGATGACTGGCAGGCTTTTGCCAGCCAAACAGCGCCAGTCGAAAATGGCTGGCTGGACAATTTCGCAATCGCGCCACTTAGCCAGTTTGTCAGGGCTGTGTTGCAAAATAACCCCAATTATAATGAAGTGGCCTTAAGAATGCGGTCGGCGGGATATACGGCCGATGCCGCAACCGGGCGTTTATTGCCCCGTGTCGGCGCCAGTTTCAGCGCCAGCCGTACAGGCGTTGAAATGCCGATTGAGAATACATCAAACAGTTTTTCACTGGGACTGGATGCCAGTTGGGAAGTTGATCTGTGGGGTAAGCTTTCTGCAAGTGCCGCCAATGCAAGGTCAAATTATGAAGTAGCTAAATATGATTTTTATGGCGCCCGGCTTTCATTGGCCGCACAGGTGGCACAAGCCTGGTTTGATGTTATTGAAGCCAATCAGCAACTGGAACTTTCCAGCCGTACTGTCAAAAATTATGAGCGGGCCACCGGAATAATCAGGGATCGCTTTGAAAAAGGTCTGTCAAGTGGACTTGATCTGCGGCTTTCCATAACAAGTCTGGAAGCGGCAAAAGCAACAGAAAAACAGCGTGAAACTGATCACAGACTGGCCATGAGAAGACTGGAATTATTCGCCGGCAGATATCCTTCGGCCAATATTGATGTTTCGGGAAAAATTCCGGATGAGCTAGCTGAAATCCCGGTTGGAGTGCCTCTTGATCTTCTTGAAAGACGACCTGATCTTCAGTCAGCTAAAGCACGGTTATTTTCTGCTGGCTACCGGGCACAGGCCGCTGAAAAAGCCTTGTTGCCCAGCATTTCAATTACGGCGCGCGGCAGCAATACATCAGAAGAGTTTGGTGATCTTTTAAAATTTGATAATATTTTCTGGAATTTGGTTGGCGGCATTACTCAGCCAATTTTTCAAGGTGGTCAATTGCGCTACGCGGCCAAAGCCGAGCAGCTGAATTTTGAAGCGCAAAAACAGAATTACGCTCAGACACTGCTTCGGGCTTTCAAGGAAGTTGAAGATGCCCTTGATTATGACCGATCCCTGGCCGCCCGGGTTCAGCATATTGAGATTGCCGCACAAAATGCTATTGCCGCTGAAGAAGTGGCGCTTGAGCAATATTCACAAGGGCTGATTTCAATTTCAACTTTACTTCAGTCACAAAGATCCAGCCTGACCCAGCAAAGTCAACTTCTCAGCATTAAGAAGCAACGTATAAACAATCGGATTTCATTATTTTTATCCTTGGGCGGTGATTTTACAACCCGCACGCTTCCTGATGCGCAGGAAAATGAAACTGTCAGGATGGACCTGAATAACAAAGGCAATGAAGAAAACGGGGGGATATCATCATGA
- a CDS encoding CarD family transcriptional regulator: MAKSEKLEFSIDQNIVYPKHGVGNIIDIQIQEISGMSIELYVIRFERERMTLRVPTNKAAGAGMRSISNKETMDKAFETLKGKAKIKRTMWSRRAQEYETKINSGSVIFLAEVVRDLYRSGDQSEQSYSERQIFEAAISRLAREVAAVEDICEKEALIKLENVLAPEIAA, encoded by the coding sequence ATGGCTAAATCTGAAAAATTGGAATTTTCCATCGATCAGAACATCGTTTATCCTAAACATGGTGTTGGCAACATTATTGATATTCAGATACAGGAAATATCAGGAATGTCCATTGAACTTTATGTTATCCGCTTTGAAAGAGAAAGAATGACACTTCGTGTGCCGACTAATAAAGCGGCCGGTGCCGGAATGAGGAGCATTTCAAATAAGGAAACAATGGATAAAGCTTTTGAGACCTTAAAAGGCAAAGCAAAAATTAAAAGGACTATGTGGAGCAGACGGGCACAGGAATATGAAACCAAAATAAATTCTGGTAGTGTTATATTCCTTGCTGAAGTGGTCCGGGATCTTTATCGCAGTGGCGATCAGTCAGAACAGTCTTATAGTGAGCGGCAAATTTTTGAAGCGGCTATTAGTCGTCTGGCACGTGAAGTTGCAGCTGTCGAGGATATTTGTGAAAAAGAAGCACTGATTAAACTGGAAAATGTCCTTGCACCAGAAATTGCGGCGTAA
- a CDS encoding ferredoxin family protein, which translates to MTYVVTEACIKCKFTDCVEVCPVDCFYEGENMLIINPSECIDCGVCEPECPAEAILPDTEEGMERWVELAEKYADEWPNITEQRDPMPGADDFISEGDKFKKYFSENPGEGS; encoded by the coding sequence ATGACATACGTTGTCACAGAAGCATGTATTAAATGTAAATTTACAGACTGTGTTGAAGTCTGTCCGGTCGATTGTTTTTACGAAGGTGAAAACATGCTGATTATTAATCCAAGCGAATGTATTGACTGCGGTGTTTGTGAGCCTGAGTGTCCTGCCGAAGCCATCCTTCCGGATACGGAAGAAGGCATGGAAAGATGGGTTGAGCTGGCTGAAAAATATGCCGATGAATGGCCAAATATTACTGAACAAAGAGACCCAATGCCAGGTGCTGATGATTTTATCTCGGAAGGGGATAAATTCAAAAAATATTTCAGTGAGAACCCTGGCGAAGGCTCATAA
- a CDS encoding TerB family tellurite resistance protein: MSILTKIGSIFGDSATSESHGRSKHVDAEKLAAAALMVEVAVQDGDFEEVERNAIERILTKKMDLSKEEAYELLSLAEDRQSQSIQILSFTKEIKNHFDEKGRAYIMQMLWEVVFADGNEDDYESNLMRRIAGLLYISDKESGEIRKNVMRDKNLS, encoded by the coding sequence GTGTCAATTTTAACCAAAATCGGCAGTATATTTGGTGATAGTGCCACATCGGAAAGTCATGGCAGAAGCAAGCACGTAGATGCTGAAAAACTGGCTGCCGCGGCATTAATGGTTGAGGTTGCCGTTCAGGATGGTGATTTTGAAGAAGTGGAAAGAAATGCCATTGAGAGGATACTTACTAAAAAAATGGACTTAAGCAAGGAAGAGGCCTATGAGCTTCTTTCTCTCGCAGAGGACAGACAAAGCCAGTCCATTCAGATTTTATCTTTCACAAAAGAAATTAAAAATCACTTCGACGAAAAAGGGCGGGCCTATATCATGCAGATGCTCTGGGAGGTTGTCTTTGCAGATGGCAATGAAGATGATTATGAAAGTAACTTGATGCGTCGTATAGCCGGGTTACTCTATATTTCGGATAAAGAAAGTGGTGAAATCAGAAAAAATGTCATGAGAGATAAAAACTTAAGCTGA
- a CDS encoding TetR/AcrR family transcriptional regulator, with product MNIKKSTYHHGNLREVLISSALDILKEGTLQDLSLRALARKAGVSQTAPYRHFEDKEALIVVLIQEGSNILQEKMKTACEQTSEPVERLINMGMAYYDFADAHPAHFRLMFGGNLERKDKHITLVEIEQKGYAIVEFVVGECMKLPNAPQKPVELVRLTCWSLVHGLSNLLLNDVSNDDIPADADKRALAKEVISLMTKSLFEK from the coding sequence ATGAATATAAAAAAATCCACATACCATCACGGGAATTTGCGTGAAGTGCTGATTTCTTCTGCACTTGATATCCTGAAAGAGGGAACGTTACAGGACCTGAGCCTAAGGGCACTGGCAAGAAAAGCGGGTGTTTCGCAAACGGCACCATATCGCCATTTTGAAGATAAAGAGGCGCTTATCGTGGTTCTCATTCAGGAAGGCTCAAATATTCTGCAGGAAAAAATGAAAACGGCCTGCGAGCAAACGAGTGAACCTGTTGAGCGACTTATTAACATGGGGATGGCTTATTATGATTTTGCCGATGCACATCCTGCACATTTCCGGCTCATGTTTGGTGGCAATCTGGAGAGGAAAGATAAACACATCACCCTTGTTGAAATTGAACAAAAAGGCTATGCAATAGTAGAATTTGTTGTTGGGGAATGTATGAAATTGCCAAATGCGCCCCAAAAGCCGGTGGAACTGGTAAGGTTGACCTGTTGGTCTTTGGTTCATGGCCTTTCAAATCTGCTTCTTAATGATGTCAGCAATGATGATATACCGGCAGACGCAGATAAAAGAGCCTTGGCAAAAGAGGTTATTTCACTAATGACAAAATCATTGTTTGAAAAATAA
- a CDS encoding TIGR02281 family clan AA aspartic protease, producing the protein MSLILKLVFFCGIAVIMVINYGDQFTMMLDKYVKAKDGGNASKVTSKANVVNSMEVQRSGDGHYWLDMNVNSQNILFIVDTGASYITLSQQDAKDLNLNLHESDYTIPVNTAAGQTTMAPVTLDVVSVGVIELYDVKAFVAREGMLSVSLLGMNYLNRLDRFSFKDQKLILEQ; encoded by the coding sequence ATGAGCCTTATATTAAAACTGGTCTTTTTTTGCGGCATTGCCGTAATTATGGTGATCAATTATGGTGATCAGTTCACTATGATGCTTGACAAATATGTGAAAGCAAAAGATGGGGGTAATGCCAGCAAAGTGACCAGTAAGGCAAATGTGGTCAATTCAATGGAAGTCCAAAGAAGTGGTGACGGTCATTATTGGCTTGACATGAATGTCAACAGTCAGAATATTCTTTTTATTGTGGATACAGGCGCCAGCTATATCACTTTAAGCCAGCAGGATGCCAAAGATTTAAATCTCAATCTTCATGAAAGTGATTATACCATTCCGGTCAATACGGCGGCGGGTCAGACAACCATGGCGCCGGTAACACTTGATGTTGTCAGCGTCGGCGTTATTGAGCTTTATGATGTAAAAGCCTTTGTTGCCAGAGAAGGGATGCTTTCAGTTTCACTTTTGGGAATGAATTATCTCAACAGGCTGGACAGGTTTTCCTTTAAAGATCAAAAGCTTATTCTTGAGCAATAG
- a CDS encoding RNA-binding S4 domain-containing protein codes for MTGAPDTQRVDVWLWYARFYKTRSLASKMVRGGKVRINGTICKKSSTFVRPDDILTFSRADEVLIAKIVSLGVRRGPAPEAQMLYEDLTPPRPKQKDKIHDNIVHREKGSGRPTKSDRRAIDKLMNKNW; via the coding sequence ATGACCGGTGCGCCTGACACACAGCGAGTTGATGTGTGGCTTTGGTATGCCCGGTTTTATAAAACAAGATCGCTTGCCAGCAAAATGGTCAGAGGCGGTAAGGTACGAATTAATGGCACTATTTGTAAAAAATCCAGTACATTTGTGAGACCGGATGATATTTTGACCTTCAGTCGGGCAGATGAAGTTCTGATTGCAAAAATCGTTTCATTAGGGGTTCGCCGTGGTCCGGCACCTGAAGCACAGATGCTATATGAGGATTTAACCCCACCTCGTCCGAAACAGAAAGATAAAATTCACGACAACATAGTTCATAGGGAAAAAGGGTCCGGCCGTCCCACCAAAAGTGACAGGCGGGCAATTGATAAGCTCATGAATAAAAATTGGTGA